From a region of the Takifugu flavidus isolate HTHZ2018 chromosome 20, ASM371156v2, whole genome shotgun sequence genome:
- the ptpn13 gene encoding tyrosine-protein phosphatase non-receptor type 13 isoform X2, whose product MHVSLAEALEVRGGPLLEEEVWAVLSQSAESLQELFHKDPSAMGFIISPWSLLLMPSGNISFTDEYVTQQDLRAFTAPEVLEGVSLSSVSDIEKMHMYSLGMTLFWGADYEIPQSQPMKLGEHLNSLLLNMCDDVTLSRISLRTVLDICSKHIRNSTCDPPFSYIRKLVRLVLGSLSQLDGLLTDRESLPERSKEIRERLRGKGLPSGRSAAPRVLERYRARTQEQTSLNRGLSRSMGSLPIPGRLLKADEGATLQYSELDYHPKSESPTELYPKPLSLQHQHSYPHLHPFHPQQKGRPVELDRRSLPFHSGDFGISQARKTWASSVDLACIDPEALRFGALEDARRGSTAISTHTIGRHKSPLLASREKDFHYSEFGGLKSRKPYHFSATSVGSGAYDRIKERQRKLQALQQAVDDPVPTHQRYHSDFSSSSESPSVTSSDPDYGQGKKLAEVRRYGSQMALTSDQDALSLTSHDTHRVRQYEGAADEGLAGAELLLQKQEEEVQRLQAHLASRLSRASLYPTDDPLAPSQVSMHDLRDPVYLHRKPKNFHGPEFVKMASEPCVSLLVPSSIMKRGKAEDVQRKVGVVLLNGQKLELSCDIKAVCKDVLDMVVAHIGLVEHHLFGLAYLKDNEFFFVDPDAKLSKVAPDGWKEDPKRKKSDVPFNLFLRIKFFLDDINLIQHSMTKHQYYLQLRKDILEETMRCDTANAMILASLALQAEFGDYQPELHGKTYFRLEHYLPASVLDKLNQSTIKEELSKLHSNYYEASDTEAEFEFLKVCQRMTEYGVHFHRVLPEKRSQTGIMLGVYSKGVLIFEVLNGNRTPVLRFPWRETKKISFTKKKICLQNTSDGIKHLFQTDSNKTCQYLLHLCSDQHKFHLQMKARQNNQELQDLENSPLSSLQYPFDPRSGDTVGRMTSPGSLAPTLSTRSNPDHLKRISYSEVALNKAPPGPILVQDDLHFPGFNPTTSGIVTNPRIMSRSHHNLGQMPESPEHRVAKSYQGQLHSPLSQAPANQVASHFQQHQRASSDTNSLLLQQEKSGTVTNSSPVWNLSRSNKESDSSSTEDSGQAYVVGVSMHNSSVLPSTPASVNDSFKKKLSALPSPEREITTVNLKKDTKYGLGFQVVGGEDSGRADLGTIVSSITPGGPADVNGCLKPGDRLISVNDTDLHGLSHATTVDILQNAPDDVTLVVSQPKERLYRETASGDAIQAKPTINAFYSDQDGEVSVDDLSEEHVRTESPSPPPHGSHAIAAAFSPVRQQANSQDSKTNVVKTKPNGVQQCLDRILATAATSTTSQHHTGSDPIPPALPPKTRKPKFSEAPKVTDHSDRGDSDLDEDAYYSSQEKVKKEIIMESFSGNAPGVNSLQPGDLFDVALSKKDSSLGLSVTVLFDKGGANTTVRHGGIYVKGIIPKGTADLDGRIQKGDRVVAVNGKSLDGATHQQAVEILRDTGQTVQLLLEKGHPPAERVHTINASHCTPPSEDRITGKEHEVKVRPEYSFVTPDNVFEVCLQKNTSGLGFSFSREENVPKEPLGSSMVRVKKLFPGQPAAESGRINVGDVIMRVNQTALKGLSQHEVISALRGAGQEVTLLLCRPERGVLPEMETSTMTPVPSPRKEPINMVQPSLTFTKTASTQNKKSQGLVLDALERLQHKTPGRQNSYSDSTDGDEEVEEAFSTSTVEHSRQSWERSVYHTPSGTLEEYDSTGQMDDTIHSAFYSPNLSMTRSDLSKGCPSSPVGADLEPVDTSAPSPEPLPPPLPLPLNLTMSNNGQDMEDFVPEVELKVSLVKSDKGSLGFTLTKGNDHGCYIHDIIQDPAKGDGRLRAGDRMIMVNTTDVSNMSHTEVVNLVRAAPRVVELVVGRILEAPKPPIEAHLLPDIWFNGNQEPVGLVLDGGSDSIYGVLFVKDILPGSAAFEEGSLKPLDLIHYINGAPTQDLTLSESNRLLDLTFDNLFLKATRDGQPVFPAQKSDFVVNDISPKISPSVNGFLKGEDQSDTESLAALCPLEEEIVTVDLEKPPSGGLGFSVIGGERGIFVKSITPGGIAETSNKLQVGDRLLKVNDEVMTGVSHTKAVTTIRKTRGLVHLVVSRPSDQNPNTYLAYLPMNADRCNGNTDLSEDSGAKIEIKSGSLPPIPPIDYDEGPLEQERETELSEDTDCDGSSLPEDSPESSRKAEWQEESVDDPRNENYLQMSAGQPEEDEITWGSDELPIENLDKSRDDGPIITEEELTCLPLIKVVPDGQYTGAKLNSVVRMMRGLLEQKVPLQEFDNLQNLEPLDDCLIAQTKENKKKNRYKNVVPFDTTRVLLGKDGGYINANFIKMPVKDEDYMYIACQGPLPTTLSDFWQMVLEQKSNVIAMMTREVEGGKVKCQRYWPDTPMTAEMVDDRLQITLIKDQYLDNFGIRLIEVKDIQTSESQLVTHLNYTGWPDHGTPTQPEHLLTFISYMRHIHRSGPIITHCSAGIGRSGTLICIDTVLGLISKDADFDISDVVRNMRLQRHGMVQTEDQYIFCYQVILYVLRCLQAEENISG is encoded by the exons GTAGGAGTGCAGCCCCCAGGGTTCTGGAGCGCTATCGGGCCAGGACGCAAGAACAGACGTCTCTCAACAGGGGCCTCAGTCGCTCCATGGGCTCTCTGCCAATCCCTGGTCGCCTGTTAAAGGCTGACGAAGGAGCAACACTACAGTATTCAGAACTGGATTATCACCCTAAATCTGAATCCCCCACAGAACTGTACCCGAAACCACTGTCGCTCCAGCACCAGCACTCCTATCCCCACCTGCACCCTTTCCACCCGCAGCAAAAGGGTCGTCCTGTTGAACTGGACCGGAGGTCTTTGCCGTTCCACAGTGGGGACTTTGGCATAAGCCAGGCTAGGAAGACCTGGGCTTCCTCTGTGGACTTGGCCTGTATTGATCCAGAGGCTCTCCGCTTCGGAGCTTTGGAGGATGCACGAAGGGGCAGCACTGCCATTAGTACCCACACCATAGGGAGGCACAAATCACCTTTACTGGCTTCCAGGGAGAAGGATTTTCACTACTCCGAGTTCGGTGGGCTGAAGAGTAGGAAGCCTTATCACTTTTCGGCTACATCAGTCGGCTCGGGTGCATACGACCGGATAAAGGAGCGACAGAGGAAACTTCAGGCCCTCCAGCAAGCAGTGGACG ATCCAGTCCCAACCCACCAGAGGTATCACAGTGATTTCAGCTCATCCAGTGAAAGCCCCTCAGTGACCTCATCTGATCCAGACTACGGGCAAG GTAAGAAGCTGGCCGAGGTGAGGAGATATGGCTCCCAGATGGCGCTTACCTCTGACCAAGATGCCCTGTCATTGACAAGTCacgacacacacagagtcag GCAGTATGAGGGGGCTGCTGATGAAGGTCTggctggagcagagctgctcctccagaagcaggaagaggaggtccAGCGGCTCCAGGCACACCTGGCCAGCAGGCTGTCCAGGGCGAGCCTCTACCCCACAGATGACCCGCTGGCACCATCCCAGGTGTCGATGCACGACCTTCGTGATCCTGTCTACCTACATCGCAAACCCAAG AACTTTCATGGGCCAGAATTTGTGAAGATGGCCAGCGAGCCCTGCGTCTCCCTGTTGGTTCCCTCCTCAATAATG AAGCGCGGTAAGGCAGAGGATGTGCAGAGGAAGGTTGGAGTGGTGCTGCTGAACGGCCAAAAACTGGAGCTGAGCTGCGATATCAAGGCAGTCTGTAAAGACGTTCTTGATATGGTGGTTGCACACATCGGGCTCGTGGAACACCATCTTTTCGGTCTAGCTTATTTAAAAG ATAATGAGTTTTTCTTCGTTGATCCCGATGCCAAACTGTCTAAAGTGGCCCCAGATGGATGGAAAGAGGATCCCAAGAGGAAAAAATCAGATGTACCTTTTAATCTTTTCTTGCGCATCAAATTTTTCCTGGACGACATCAATCTCATACA GCACTCTATGACAAAACATCAGTACTATCTCCAGCTGAGGAAGGATATCTTGGAGGAGACGATGCGCTGTGACACAGCAAATGCCATGATCCTGGCTTCACTAGCACTGCAGGCGGAATTTGGTGACTACCAGCCAGAG CTTCATGGAAAGACCTACTTCAGGCTGGAGCACTACCTCCCTGCTTCGGTCCTGGATAAATTGAACCAGTCGACCATCAAGGAAGAACTGTCCAAACTTCACAGTAACTACTATGAAGCATCTGACACCGAGGCTGAGTTTGAGTTTCTGAAG GTCTGCCAAAGAATGACGGAGTACGGTGTCCATTTCCACCGGGTGCTGCCAGAGAAGAGGTCCCAAACAGGCATTATGCTGGGTGTCTACAGCAAAGGAGTGCTCATTTTTGAGGTCCTTAATGGAAATCGTACACCTGTCCTGAGATTTCCATGGAGGGAGACAAAAAAGATTTCATTTACA aaaaagaagatttGCCTTCAGAACACGTCAGATGGGATTAAACACCTGTTCCAGACCGACAGCAACAAGACCTGCCAGTATCTCCTACATCTCTGCTCTGATCAGCATAAGTTTCACCTGCAGATGAAGGCTCGCCAGAACAACCAAGAGCTTCAAGACCTCG AGAACTCCCCCTTGAGCAGTTTGCAGTACCCCTTTGACCCTCGGAGTGGGGACACAGTGGGCAGAATGACGAGCCCCGGTAGCCTGGCCCCCACCTTATCAACGCGGTCCAACCCAGACCACCTGAAGAGGATCTCTTACTCGGAGGTGGCACTCAATAAGGCGCCACCTGGCCCCATTTTGGTCCAAGATGACCTTCACTTCCCTGGATTCAATCCAACAACCTCGGGCATCGTCACCAATCCTCGGATCATGAGCCGCTCGCACCACAACCTCGGACAGATGCCAGAGTCCCCCGAGCACAGAGTGGCAAAGTCATATCAGGGCCAATTGCACAGCCCACTGAGTCAGGCGCCAGCAAACCAGGTGGCCTCTCACTTCCAGCAACACCAGAGAGCCAGTTCAGACACAAACTCGCTCTTACTCCAACAAGAGAA ATCTGGCACAGTGACCAACAGCAGCCCGGTCTGGAATCTCAGTAGGTCCAACAAAGAGTCGGACTCTTCTTCCACTGAGGACAGCGGCCAAGCTTATGTAGTAG GAGTCAGTATGCATAACTCCTCTGTGCTGCCCTCAACACCAGCTTCTGTTAATG ACTCGTTCAAGAAAAAGCTCAGCGCTTTGCCATCCCCGGAGAGAGAAATCACAACTGTAAACCTAAAGAAGGATACTAAATATGGCCTGG GATTCCAGGTTGTGGGAGGAGAGGACTCTGGCCGCGCAGACCTCGGCACCATCGTTAGCTCCATAACTCCCGGTGGTCCCGCTGATGTCAACGGCTGCCTTAAACCTG GTGACCGGCTGATCTCGGTGAATGACACGGACCTACACGGGCTGTCTCACGCCACCACGGTAGATATCCTTCAAAATGCTCCAGATGATGTCACTCTGGTAGTGTCACAGCCCAAAGAGAGGCTCTACAGAG AAACAGCCTCAGGCGATGCCATCCAAGCTAAGCCCACCATTAACGCGTTCTATTCCGACCAAGATGGCGAAGTCAGCGTGGATGATTTGTCAGAGGAGCATGTAAGAACAGAAAGCCCCAGCCCTCCTCCCCATGGCTCACACGCAATAGCAGCCGCATTCTCTCCGGTCCGCCAACAAGCCAATTCCCAGGACTCTAAGACAAACGTAGTCAAAACCAAACCCAATGGAGTTCAGCAGTGTCTGGACAGAATTTTAGCCACGGCTGCAACTTCAACCACTAGCCAGCATCACACGGGTTCGGACCCtattcctccagctctgccgcCCAAAACTAGGAAACCTAAATTTTCTGAAGCTCCCAAGGTTACGGATCATTCTGACAGAGGGGATTCTGATCTGGATGAGGACGCTTATTACAGCAGtcaagaaaaggtcaaaaag GAAATCATCATGGAAAGTTTTAGTGGTAATGCCCCAGGGGTCAATAGTCTCCAACCAGGAGATCTATTTGACGTTGCACTGTCCAAAAAAGACAGTAGCCTGGGCTTAAGTGTCACGGTACTGTTCGACAAG GGTGGCGCAAACACAACCGTTCGACATGGAGGCATCTACGTTAAAGGCATCATACCAAAGGGCACAGCTGACCTTGATGGGAGGATACAGAAAG GTGACCGCGTGGTTGCGGTCAATGGGAAAAGTCTGGATGGAGCCACTCATCAACAGGCGGTGGAGATTCTTAGAGACACTGGGCAG ACGGTGCAGTTGCTGTTGGAAAAGGGTCATCCCCCAGCAGAGCGCGTCCATACTATCAACGCGTCTCACTGCACGCCACCCTCCGAAGACCGAATCACAGGCAAAGAACACGAGGTGAAAGTAAGACCAGAGTACAGCTTTGTGACACCAG ATAACGTTTTCGAGGTGTGTCTGCAGAAGAACACCTCGGGACTCGGCTTTAGTTTTAGTCGAGAGGAAAACGTTCCCAAGGAACCTCTGGGCTCCAGCATGGTGCGGGTTAAGAAACTGTTTCCcggccagccagcagcagagagcggcCGTATCAACGTGGGTGATGTCATCATGAGGGTCAATCAGACTGCTCTGAAGGGACTCTCACAACAT GAGGTGATATCAGCCTTacgaggagcaggacaggaggtgaCTCTGCTCCTCTGTAGACCTGAACGTGGTGTTCTTCCAGAAATGGAGACTTCAACTATG ACCCCTGTACCTTCACCACGAAAAGAGCCCATCAACATGGTGCAGCCCAGCCTGACCTTCACCAAGACAGCTTCCACTCAGAACAAGAAAAGTCAGGGTCTTGTTCTGGACGCTTTGGAGAGACTGCAGCATAAAACCCCTGGGCGACAAAACAGCTACAGTGACAGCACTGACGGGGATGAGGAAGTGGAAGAAGCCTTCAGTACGAGCACTGTGGAGCACAGCAGGCAGTCATGGGAGAGGAGTGTCTACCACACACCCAGTGGCACTCTGGAAGAGTACGACAGCACTGGTCAGATGGACGACACAATCCATTCAGCATTCTACTCTCCTAATCTGTCAATGACAAGATCAGACCTTAGCAAGGG cTGTCCCTCATCACCTGTAGGAGCTGATCTAGAGCCAGTCGACACCAGCGCCCCAAGTCCAGAACCCTTGCCTCCTCCACTGCCTCTGCCTTTAAATCTCACCATGTCCAACAACGGACAAGACATGGAGGACTTTGTCCCG GAGGTGGAGCTCAAGGTTTCCTTAGTGAAGTCAGACAAAGGCAGCCTTGGCTTCACCCTCACCAAAGGAAATGACCATGGATGTTACATCCATGACATCATCCAGGATCCTGCCAAAGGAGATGGAAGACTCAGGGCTGGGGACCGAATGATAATG GTGAACACCACAGATGTGAGCAATATGAGCCACACTGAGGTGGTTAATCTTGTGCGTGCAGCCCCCCGTGTAGTTGAATTGGTTGTAGGGAGGATCCTGGAGGCTCCGAAGCCACCCATAGAAGCCCACCTGCTGCCTGACATCTGGTTTAATGGCAACCAGGAACCAGTGG GTTTGGTGCTTGACGGCGGCAGTGACAGCATTTACGGTGTCCTGTTTGTGAAAGACATCCTGCCCGGTTCAGCAGCATTTGAGGAGGGCAGTCTGAAACCACTTGATCTGATCCACTACATTAACGGTGCTCCCACCCAGGACCTGACTCTCAGTGAGAGCAATAGACTGTTGGATCTGACCTTTGACAACCTCTTTCTGAAGGCTACCAG GGACGGACAACCAGTTTTTCCTGCACAGAAAAGTGACTTCGTGGTTAACGACATAAGTCCCAAAATTTCACCGAGTGTGAATG GGTTTCTTAAAGGAGAGGATCAATCAGATACAGAGAGCCTGGCAGCACTGTGTCCTCTGGAG GAGGAAATTGTAACAGTTGATCTGGAGAAGCCACCCTCTGGAGGCCTGGGTTTCTCTGTAATAGGAGGAGAAAGGGGGATATTTGTTAAGTCCATCACACCTGGAGGGATAGCAGAGACCTCGAACAAACTGCAAGTCGGAGACAGGCTGCTGAAA GTCAATGATGAAGTAATGACAGGTGTGTCTCACACCAAAGCTGTCACCACCATCCGCAAAACAAGAGGTTTGGTTCATCTTGTAGTGTCCAGACCATCAGACCAGAACCCAAACACATACCTGGCCTATCTGCCTATGAACGCTGACAGGTGCAACGGAAACACAG ACTTGAGTGAGGACAGTGGAGCAAAGATTGAGATTAAATCTGGCAGCCTTCCCCCAATACCACCAATAG ACTATGATGAGGGTCCACttgaacaggagagagagacggagctGTCTGAGGACACGGACTGTGATGGCTCTTCATTACCTGAAGACTCTCCAGAG AGTTCACGGAAAGCTGAATGGCAGGAGGAGAGCGTGGACGATCCCAGGAATGAAAA CTATCTGCAGATGAGTGCAGGGCAGCCAGAGGAAGATGAAATCACATGGGGGAGCGATGAGCTGCCTATCGAAAACCTGGACAAATCCAGAGATG ATGGACCAATCATTACAGAGGAGGAGCTCACCTGTCTGCCCCTCATCAAAGTGGTCCCTGATGGTCAGTACACAGGAGCAAAGCTCAACTCAGTGGTCCGCATGATGAGAGGGCTTCTCGAGCAGAAGGTCCCACTTCAGGAGTTTGAT AACCTTCAGAATCTGGAGCCTCTGGATGACTGTTTAATAGCTCAGactaaagaaaacaagaagaagaaccGCTACAAGAATGTTGTCCCAT ttgacaCCACTCGTGTTTTGCTGGGCAAAGACGGCGGCTATATCAACGCCAACTTCATCAAGATGCCAGTGAAGGATGAGGACTATATGTACATCGCCTGCCAGGGTCCCCTACCCACCACTCTGTCTGACTTTTGGCAAATGGTTCTGGAGCAGAAGTCCAACGTGATCGCCATGATGACCCGAGAAGTGGAGGGGGGTAAAGTCAAGTGTCAGCGGTACTGGCCAGACACTCCGATGACGGCAGAGATGGTGGACGACAGGTTACAGATCACGCTGATTAAAGACCAGTATTTAGACAACTTTGGCATCCGCCTAATCGAGGTCAAAGACATCCAG ACTAGTGAATCCCAACTTGTAACTCATCTGAACTACACGGGGTGGCCAGACCACGGAACACCCACCCAGCCTGAGCACCTGCTCACATTTATCTCCTACATGAGGCACATCCACCGATCGGGGCCCATTATTACCCATTGCAGTGCAGGCATCGGTCGCTCGGGAACCCTCATCTGCATAGACACGGTCCTGGGCCTCATCAGTAAAGACGCCGAT TTTGATATTTCAGATGTTGTGAGGAACATGAGACTTCAGAGGCATGGGATGGTTCAGACAGAG gACCAGTATATTTTCTGCTATCAAGTGATCCTCTATGTCCTCAGATGCCTTCAAGCAGAGGAAAACATCTCAGGATAA